Proteins co-encoded in one Bos taurus isolate L1 Dominette 01449 registration number 42190680 breed Hereford chromosome X, ARS-UCD2.0, whole genome shotgun sequence genomic window:
- the GPRASP3 gene encoding G protein-coupled receptor associated sorting protein 3: MPGAKNRRNRNRKNENKKKAKTEKRAVVEAEGKREATDTVRSAEGKREATGAAKTQAKAISKAGPRADAVAVVKPASKNKIVTEMKEHLPDVRPKAEDEANRAARFCSAAQATAESRFTCKDKTRTDTCFGAGEEANVGSWFWNGEEIGKHFSAKDEGKADTGPPSCAEKLEPVAGTSCKARPGAEEEEEENVIGSWFWDGDETSFDPNPRPVSRIIKPQPVDEINEKDRPKDWSEVTIWPKAPAVTPAVLGFRSQVTCEKKPPSYVVLASAEENTRSSPVATAAARPSRSTPSSSQPVSEFPFGSDPCIQTIEEIRRQIRIREVNGIKPFSCPCKMECYMDSEEFERLITLLKSTTDPLIHKIAQIAMGIINVHPFAQEFINEVGVVTLIESLLSFPSSEMRKKAVITLNPPSGDERQRKVELHVKHMCKETISFPLNSPGQQSGLKILGQLTTDSNHHHIVANYFSELFHLLSLGNRKTRNLVLKVLLNMSENPTAARDMTNTESLAALKLIFNQKEAKANLVSAVAIFINIKEHIRKGSIVVVDHSSYTTLMAIFREVKVIIETM; the protein is encoded by the coding sequence ATGCCTGGAGCTAAGAATAGAAGGAATAGGAATAGAAagaatgagaataaaaagaaggcaaaaactgaaaaaaggGCTGTTGTAGAAGCTGAAGGAAAAAGGGAGGCCACTGATACAGTCAGATCAgctgaaggaaagagggaggctACTGGTGCAGCCAAAACCCAGGCCAAAGCAATAAGCAAGGCAGGGCCCCGGGCAGATGCAGTGGCAGTGGTGAAGCCAGCGTCTAAGAACAAGATTGTTACTGAGATGAAAGAACATCTGCCAGATGTCCGTCCCAAAGCTGAAGATGAGGCCAATAGAGCAGCTCGATTTTGTTCTGCGGCTCAGGCTACTGCTGAGTCCAGGTTTACATGTAAAGATAAGACTCGTACTGATACCTGCTTTGGGGCTGGAGAGGAGGCCAATGTTGGTTCCTGGTTCTGGAATGGAGAAGAGATTGGTAAACATTTCAGTGCTAAGGATGAAGGTAAAGCTGATACTGGTCCCCCATCCTGTGCTGAGAAGTTGGAGCCTGTGGCTGGGACCAGCTGTAAGGCTAGGCCAggagctgaggaggaggaggaggagaacgtTATTGGGAGCTGGTTTTGGGATGGAGATGAAACTAGTTTTGACCCTAACCCTAGACCTGTGAGCAGAATAATTAAGCCTCAGCCTGTGGatgaaattaatgaaaaagaTAGGCCCAAGGACTGGTCTGAGGTAACTATATGGCCCAAAGCTCCCGCTGTAACTCCAGCAGTGTTAGGCTTTAGATCCCAAGTCACATGTGAGAAAAAGCCTCCTTCATATGTTGTCCTGGCTTCTGCTGAGGAAAATACCCGTTCTTCGCCTgtggcaacagcagcagcacgCCCTTCTAGAAGCACTCCCTCTAGCTCACAGCCTGTCTCTGAGTTCCCATTTGGTTCTGACCCTTGCATCCAGACCATAGAGGAAATTAGGCGCCAAATCAGGATCAGGGAGGTGAATGGGATTAAGCCATTTTCTTGCCCTTGCAAAATGGAATGCTACATGGATTCTGAAGAGTTTGAAAGACTTATTACCTTACTTAAGTCAACTACTGATCCTCTCATTCATAAAATAGCTCAAATTGCAATGGGGATCATTAATGTTCATCCATTTGCTCAAGAGTTCATTAATGAGGTGGGTGTAGTGACACTTATTGAAAGCTTGCTCAgctttccttcctctgaaatgagaaaaaaggcTGTCATTACTCTGAATCCCCCCTCTGGGGATGAAAGACAACGCAAGGTTGAATTACATGTTAAGCATATGTGTAAAGAAACCATATCGTTTCCCTTGAATTCACCTGGACAGCAGTCTGGATTAAAGATACTAGGACAACTAACTACTGATTCTAACCATCATCACATTGTTGCCAATTACTTTTCAGAGCTTTTCCATTTGCTGTCCCTTGGAAATCGTAAAACTAGAAATCTTGTTTTGAAAGTACTTTTGAATATGTCTGAAAATCCAACTGCAGCCAGAGATATGACCAATACAGAATCATTAGCAGCGTTAAAACTCATCTTTAACCAGAAAGAGGCAAAAGCCAATCTCGTTAGTGCTGTGGCCATATTTATTAACATAAAAGAGCATATCAGAAAGGGCTCAATTGTGGTCGTTGATCACTCCAGTTATACTACACTCATGGCCATTTTCCGTGAAGTTAAAGTGATCATTGAAACAATGTAA